The proteins below come from a single Ictidomys tridecemlineatus isolate mIctTri1 chromosome 8, mIctTri1.hap1, whole genome shotgun sequence genomic window:
- the LOC101967843 gene encoding LOW QUALITY PROTEIN: claudin domain-containing protein 1 (The sequence of the model RefSeq protein was modified relative to this genomic sequence to represent the inferred CDS: inserted 2 bases in 2 codons; substituted 1 base at 1 genomic stop codon), producing MRQMKRLIMMHFSDIMAQYGDSVSPYPQTHIGMLHQKGQPFDKVTKFDKVTKFDKVTKCMHFILNEQFMEKFCXSRKHNSGIDLLGNYFWQCQFLFPFGSLGLMCFGAWIGLCACICRSSYPPXAKGILHLLAGLSTLGLGSCLVAGLLQHNLELPKDVSGESGWSLYLACVSTPLQFTASLLFIWAVHTNWKEYTXMKTYPVA from the exons ATGAGGCAGATGAAAAGACTTATAATGATGCACTTTTCTGATATAATGGCACAGTATGGAGACAGTGTATCACCATACCCCCAAACACACATTGGTATGCTCCACCAGAAAGGACAGCCATTTGATAAGGTGACAAAATTTGATAAGGTGACAAAATTTGATAAGGTGACAAAATGCATGCATTTTATACTAAATGAGCAGTTCATGGAGAAATTTTGTTGATCCCGAAAACATAATAGTGGAATTGATCTACTTGGGAACTATTTTTGGCAGTGCCAgttcctttttccttttggtagTCTAGGTTTGATGTGCTTTGGGGCTTGGATTGGACTTTGTGCTTGTATCTGCCGAAGCTCGTATCCCC ATGCCAAGGGCATTCTCCATCTCCTGGCAGGTCTGAGTACACTGGGCTTAGGAAGTTGTTTGGTTGCTGGCCTACTCCAGCACAATCTAGAGCTACCTAAGGATGTGTCTGGTGAATCGGGATGGTCCTTATACCTGGCTTGTGTTTCCACTCCCTTACAGTTCACGGCTTCTCTTCTATTCATCTGGGCTGTTCACACAAACTGGAAAGAGTACA TAATGAAGACATATCCGGTGGCGTGA